The Fusarium falciforme chromosome 10, complete sequence DNA segment GTGACCAACTCGGTCATGACATACCCGGCCCCCGAGCTCCTCAAGACGTCGCTGTTCTTTGGGTGCAAGGCCGAGGGCTTCTTCTACAAGCTGAACGCCTTTTCGGAAAAGTTTCCCAATACGACTGGGGAGCAGATCCTGGCTGGAGAGTTTCTGCTTTGTCAGGGGATTCGATTCGCCTTTGACGTTAGGCACCCGTTCAGAGCCCTCGAGGGTGCGATTTTGGAGTTGCGGAGGAAGCTGCCTGATGAGGAGTCACGGATCAACAGAGTACACGCTCGCGCGCGAGAGATTCTCAAGTTTAGTCCGTTGGTTACAGATGCCTACTTCCACTACACTCCCAGCCAGATTATGATGGCGGCAGTGTCCATTGTGGACCATGGGCTTCTGGATGTCTTGATTCCTTTGCCGAACGGTGAGGCAGGACAGGCTGCTGTGTTGGCAAGCATGCGCGACAAGATCTTGGGGGTGATTCAGAGCTGTCGCGAAAtgcttgaggaggagcctCCAGAGAGAATGACGGATTATTGGGGAACGGTATGTTTTTCACCTGCCTTGGATGCATCTGCTAACAAACCCAGCCCGAAATTGTGAAAGCGATGAAGCCTCTCCGAAAGAAGCTGCAGAAATGCCGAGACCCCGATCGAGCGAACCTGGTCAATCTTCAACGAGCGAGACGAGAACAAGCCATGaacaaggaaaagaagacggCGGCGAACAATGATGGTTCTGTGTTTGGAGACGACCTTGCGAGGGAGACGAAGCGGGTGAAGTTGGAGAATGCAGACCCCTTTGGCCCGCCCCTATGAGACAGTGATATTGGACTAGGTGGAGGTTAATGATGCTTCTATCCTGTTGATTCTTGGGAAGCCAATCGGAAAAGACGACAGTACCAGGGTCTTGGTGAGGCCGCGACAGCTTTTGAGGCGCGGGAGAGCTGAAGTGGG contains these protein-coding regions:
- a CDS encoding Cyclin-C-2 domain-containing protein, which translates into the protein MATEDERYRQSSQYRLWSFTPSNLQELRAKTNSLAREQIAPRLSADPPPDFLTADEEIRLVKFFTVELIRAAQFCELPTEIRATAAVFLRRFYVTNSVMTYPAPELLKTSLFFGCKAEGFFYKLNAFSEKFPNTTGEQILAGEFLLCQGIRFAFDVRHPFRALEGAILELRRKLPDEESRINRVHARAREILKFSPLVTDAYFHYTPSQIMMAAVSIVDHGLLDVLIPLPNGEAGQAAVLASMRDKILGVIQSCREMLEEEPPERMTDYWGTPEIVKAMKPLRKKLQKCRDPDRANLVNLQRARREQAMNKEKKTAANNDGSVFGDDLARETKRVKLENADPFGPPL